CCAGTCATAACCGTCAACAATAAATTCATCAACAAGCATTAAGGGACAGTCATAATCGGAAAAAAGCTCAATATCCTCATCCCAGTCGACTTCTTTTGCAACTTCATAATTGGGATTTAAATAATCAACATCTGATCTTCCAACAGTAGCAATTACTTTCATTTTGCAGTCCTGTTCTGCTGCAATATCATATGCTTCAAGCAGATTGCTGTCATTAATTAAATTGATAGCCCTAACACCCTGATTATATGATTCGACAATAACATCAGATATATTTTGAGGACTGTCATATAAATCAAGCTGATATAGCCTGGAGCGATGCCCAAAATAAGGCTCCGCCATGAACGGCCCAAAACCTAAGATTGTTTGCGGAATTGATTTGCCTTTGAATTCTAACTCGTCAAGATAAATAATATCACCTCATTCCTTCTCAACGACAACAGCAGTTCCGTATACTAAAATCTCCTGCATTACATCGGAAATTTCATTTGAATCAAATCGGATAGCTACAATACCGTTTGCACCCAATTCTTTTGCATGCTCGATTGCTCTTTTTAAAGCTTCATCCCTTGACTCTTCCATCATGGTTACATACTGTTTGATTTCTCCGCCAAAAATGGATTTGATGCCCGCACCTATTTGACCACCTGCACCTCTGCTTCTGACAGTTAAACCGTAAATAAATCCTTTTGTTTCTAATATTTTAAATCCGGGAATATCATTTGCAGTAGAAATCGCAAATTCTTCTATAGATACCATAATTATTTCTCCTAACTTTTTAAGTAATGATTTTAAAGTAATCATTACTGCTATTTAAATATTTTAAACCACCTTATAAAAATATGTTATTTTTTAAAGAATTATTTAAATTATAAATATAATAAAAAATAAAATTTTAAGTAATATTTATTATTAAATATTCAATTTAAAATTTACAATATTATGGTGAAAATATGAAAGTACTCGTTGCTGATTCAATTAATGAAAAGGGTATTGAAAATTTAAGGGAAGTTGCTGAAGTTGTTGTAGACACCAGCATTACTCCTGAAGAATTAGCAAATACCATTCACGAATACGATGGAATCATCGTAAGAAGTCGGACAAAATTAACTGCAGACATTATTAAAAAAGCAGACAACATGAAAATTATTGCAAGAGCTGGTGTTGGTGTAGATAACATCGATTTAGATGCAGCTACCGAAAAAGGTATCATGGTAGTCAATTCACCGGAATCCACTTCAGTTACTGTTGCGGAACACACTATGGGATTAATCTTAAGCATGGCTCGTAAAATTTCCATTGCAGACAAATCAGTTAAAGAAGGCAAATGGGAAAAGAAAAACTTTATGGGTGTTGAGCTAAGGAACAAAACTCTCGGTGTAATCGGTATGGGAAGAATCGGATCCCAAGTAGTCAACAGATGCAAAGCTTTTGGTATGGATGCAATGGCATACGACCCATACTTACCTGAAGAAGTCGCAAAACAAATGGGTGTAGATTTAACCGACTTGGATACCGTGCTTAAAAATTCTGACTTTATTACAATCCACGTCCCACTTACTCCTGAAACCAAACATTCAATTTCAGCTGAACAGTTTGAAATCATGAAAGATGGTGCTTACATTGTAAACTGTGCACGTGGTGGAATCATTGATGAAGAAGCATTATACGATGCTTTAGTAAATAATAAAATAGGTGGAGCCGCTTTAGACGTATATGAAGAAGAGCCTCCTAAAGATTCAAAATTATTCGAACTAGATAACATTGTATTAACTCCTCACATTGCAGCTTCAACCAAAGAAGCTCAAAGAGATGCTGCTATTATTGTAGCTGATGAAATTATCGATTTGGCCAAAGGTAAAAACCCTAGAAATGTTTTAAACATGCCTAGAATCGACAATAACACTTACCAGGAAGTAGCACCTTACATAGAATTATGTGAAAAATTAGGTAGTTTCATCTCCCAGGGAGTAAACGGTAAAATTAAAGAAATTGAAATTATTTACAGCGGTGAATTAGCTGAAATCGATAACCTTGAAATATTAACAAGAACTGTTATTCAGGGAGCTGTTAATCCGTTCTTAAGTTCTCCTGTAAATGCAGTTAATGCAGCTCTCGTTGCAAAAGACAGAGGAATCAGCATTACTGAAGGAAGAAAAAATAAAGCAAAAGGCTATGAATCATTAATTAAAGTTATTGCAAAAAGTTCAGATGACGTATTCTCCGCTGAAGGTACCCATCTTCACGAAGCAAGAATTTTAAAAGTAAATGATTACTGGGTCGACGTTATTCCTGAAGGACACATGTTCATTGCAAAATACGAAGATGTTCCTGGAAGTATCGGTAAAATTGGTACAAAATTAGGAGAACATAACGTAAACATCGGAATTATGCAAGTCGGAAGAGATGAAAAAGGCGGAAGAGCCATCATGGTTCTGACTTTAGATAAAGAAATTCCAAAAGATGTTATTAAAGAAATCCAAGCTTTAGACAATGTCTATGAAGCTAACGGATTAGAATTATAAAAAACAATTTTCACCAATATTGTTTTTTATTTTATTTATTTTTTTAAGCAAAATCAGTCTTTAAAGTTTCTAGAAACTTTTTTTACAGTCCCATCAGGATTAAGCTCTATTTTTATAACCTGATTTGGCATTTGAGTTTTTGATATAACATTAATCTGGTTTCGTCTTTCAAATTCTTCATAATGATTGATTCTTTCTTCCTCATCGTCAAGGTGTTTGAAGAATTCATCATCATCTTCATCGAAAAATCCAGGTTTGAATTCGTCATCATCTGTAACTACATCGCTTTCATCAAAAAAATCATCAGGATTGTTGTCAAGCAGATATCCGTAGTCCCCTACACTATATTCAGCAGACTGGCCGTAACGGTCATAGGCCCTGAAGGTTTCAAGTGAATAAGGAAGACATACTATCATATGAAAATAACCATGTCGGGAAAATGTTGTTAAATCAGCATCTGACGGCATTGCGCTTGGACCTGGGTGTGAGTGAACAGATCCGAAATATTTTGTATTCATAGGAATCAGTTCGTTGTGAATAACTGCTCCTGTTTCACATGTTTCACCAGGCAGAAAAATCAGACTGGTAATGTAGAGAACTTTATCTTTAATTTCACCGTCAAAGAATGCCAGAAACTCATTGGGATAAGACTTTTTTGCATAATAAATTACTGATTCCAAAACTTCCCTGTCTACCCTGACTTCGTTAAATTCCTCATCATTATTTCCAAACAGTTTTGACATGAATCCCATTCAATCACCTTAACTTTTTGAAGAACTTTTCAGAAAATATCGGAAGTTCCCAGTCCTTATAGATATAGCTTCTGTAGGAAGTCTGATTTTTATTTTCTTTTTTGTTGAAACCTACTATTTTTTTATTTTTCCTGTATATTCCAATTCCTCTTTTTTTATAAATTTCAACATCATTTAAGTTAATGCCATTTTCGAACAATAATTCATTAATGTCACTTAAATTCATGCCTTTTATGATGTCGTTTGCTTCAGTATTTGAATACTTTGATTTGAGGTATGAAATGCCATGTGAGTTGACACAGTTTCTCCAGCACTCATCCTGCCTCCATCTGAAATAGCTCAATATATCCCCATCTGAAATTGGAATAATCCTCGAATCAAATGAAGGAGGCTTTTTGAATTGAGTATCATAATGCATAACAAAGGAACTGGCCGTAAAACTCGCAATAACAGAATCAAGTTTTTCAATTCTGCCGTCAAAAGGAACCTTATCAAAAAGCAAGCTTATTTCATCTGAAAAAGTATAAACGAATATGGGTGAAAACTCTTCAAACAAATCTCTGCAAACTTCACAGATGACATTATAGAAATTTTCATCATATGGTTTGACCAGATTTAAATCACGAGCTAGGGAATGAAAACTTCTCCCATCCAATCGCATAATGATTTTAGAGTTTTTGGGAACTCTTAAAGATGAATAAACTTCAAATTCTTTCATTTACATTCCTACACTGATTGTTTCATTGAAACTTTTAAGCAATCTGATTGCAGAAAGTGCTGCAAGCATGCTTGTTTTCGGATTGGCAGCACACGGATAATTCATAGTAGTGGTTTTAAACTCACCGAAGTCTCCTTTTGCAGTAATTTCATGAACATTTCTGTCAACTTTAGGATCCACAATTATCTTAACATCAATATCCCTGTTGCATGCCATACTTATTGTTGCTGCAACATTGATGTTTAAAGGGAACTCCTTGACTGCTTCTGAAGCCTTTCCTTCAAATAATATTTCCTCTTTATCAATATCTTTCCCAAGAGATTTTGGGGATTTACGGGTTACGAGATTTACTTCTTTAAGTCCGAATTTAGCTACAGCTTTAATTCCGTCCAGCCCCACAACAGCACCTGACGGCAAATGAATTTTAGCACCGTTTTCCTTGGCAATTTTTAAAACATCATTGTAAAAGTCCATGTCCATAAATGCACCAATGCTCATTACAATCATGTCTTTGCCTTTCATCAATACTTTAGGCGCCAGTTGCTTGACTGAATCAGGTGATGCACATTCGAGGACCAGATCTACATTATCCACCATATCATCAAAGTCAAGTGCGGCTACTCCTCCGGCCAGACTTGCCAGATTTTCAGCCCTTTCAATATCCTTATCAAAAAAGTATGCAATATCAATGCCGTTTTCTTCAGGAACTATGCTGGTTGTTATAATATTAGCTATAGCTCCACATCCTATAATACCTACTTTCATAGTATCACTAAAATAAGTTAATTAAATTGAATAAAAATAAAAAAAGAATTTAAAAGATTATTTCTAATCTTTTAGTCGAATTGAACTTGAGTTTCATTTTGTGGTTGAGTTTCAGGTTGTTTTGGAGCTGGTGCTTCAGGGATTTGTGGTTCCGGGTTTACTTTTTTCATGTCCCTAGGGTTTATTAACATAATGTCCCCAATAGCTTGAACTTTATCAAAATCAACGGTTAATACATCATTTTGGAAAGACCTCATATCATTATCTTCTGGGGATTCACCACGAATACTTCCTAAAAATTGGTTAACAAATCCAGTAGGTCTTCTTTCTTGTTCAATTGCTCTGACTTGTAATTTTGAAATAGTTCCTAATCTAATATTAAGAACAACATCTTCTACACGACCAACATAATGTCCTGTGTTGGTATAAATATCTAAACTGCGTAATTTTGAAACTTCTACCATTTTTACACCACAAATAAAATAATAATTAAATAAATATGTATAATTTTATTTAATTGTTAATATAAATACTTTATGTTTTTGAAAAAAGCTTTAAATTACAAAAAATTTATTTAATCATAAAATTAAAATAATATTTAGATTAAAAGGAGACTTTAAATTGTGGGATACAACAAAAGATTATAGAATTTTAGTAGCAAGCAAGGCAAGAGAAAACTATCTGAATCTCATTCCGACAGCATCTTTTAGAGGCAGCTGGAACAAAAAGCAGGCTGTTGATTTAGGAAAGCAAATGAACAGTGATTTTCAATCATTGACTTACTCTTATTTGGAAGGAGATGAATTGGTAAACTCCCCTGACGTTGAAGCTTTAAAAGAAAAAGCATTGAAAATTATAGAATATTTAGGTGGAGATGACTGGAATAAAAAGTTTTTAAGCAATGCTCCAAAGGAAGATCGAGAAAAAACCCAGGAAAACATTGCAAAAGTAAGATTTTTCCTAGACACAATCATTGGTTTGAAAGACCGTTTGGCATTAGGCCCTATAAATGATCCGATAATGGGCGTTGACATCAAAGTCGGAGAAGTTATGAGCGTTACCACACATCCTAAAAACGATAATTTAATGCTGTGCAATGTCAATTTGGGAAAACGTGCAATTACTGTTGTTACCAACGATATGAATGTTAAAGACGACAATAAGGTTGGAGTCTCCTTATTACCTCCACAATCCTTTAGTGACATCGTAAGTGAAGGAATGTTTTTAGGAATGGACGGAAATATTCTCAAAGATGTTGAGGGAGAACTTGGAGAGATGCCTAAAGGAATTCCAATGGAATCTCTTAATGAAACACGTAATCTCGTGGAAAATTATTTAAAATAAGTTTAAAAAACTTATTTTCTTTTTTTTAATATTGAGACATTTCCTCAAAAATGTTGAATTAAAAGGCAGAATCACTACCTTAAATTCAACCCAATCAGTTTTGTTTTTGTCATTTCCTCAACAGCATATTTAATGCCCTCTTTTCCAACACCACTATTT
The sequence above is a segment of the uncultured Methanobrevibacter sp. genome. Coding sequences within it:
- a CDS encoding heavy metal-binding domain-containing protein, translating into MVSIEEFAISTANDIPGFKILETKGFIYGLTVRSRGAGGQIGAGIKSIFGGEIKQYVTMMEESRDEALKRAIEHAKELGANGIVAIRFDSNEISDVMQEILVYGTAVVVEKE
- the serA gene encoding phosphoglycerate dehydrogenase; protein product: MKVLVADSINEKGIENLREVAEVVVDTSITPEELANTIHEYDGIIVRSRTKLTADIIKKADNMKIIARAGVGVDNIDLDAATEKGIMVVNSPESTSVTVAEHTMGLILSMARKISIADKSVKEGKWEKKNFMGVELRNKTLGVIGMGRIGSQVVNRCKAFGMDAMAYDPYLPEEVAKQMGVDLTDLDTVLKNSDFITIHVPLTPETKHSISAEQFEIMKDGAYIVNCARGGIIDEEALYDALVNNKIGGAALDVYEEEPPKDSKLFELDNIVLTPHIAASTKEAQRDAAIIVADEIIDLAKGKNPRNVLNMPRIDNNTYQEVAPYIELCEKLGSFISQGVNGKIKEIEIIYSGELAEIDNLEILTRTVIQGAVNPFLSSPVNAVNAALVAKDRGISITEGRKNKAKGYESLIKVIAKSSDDVFSAEGTHLHEARILKVNDYWVDVIPEGHMFIAKYEDVPGSIGKIGTKLGEHNVNIGIMQVGRDEKGGRAIMVLTLDKEIPKDVIKEIQALDNVYEANGLEL
- a CDS encoding Mov34/MPN/PAD-1 family protein, whose protein sequence is MGFMSKLFGNNDEEFNEVRVDREVLESVIYYAKKSYPNEFLAFFDGEIKDKVLYITSLIFLPGETCETGAVIHNELIPMNTKYFGSVHSHPGPSAMPSDADLTTFSRHGYFHMIVCLPYSLETFRAYDRYGQSAEYSVGDYGYLLDNNPDDFFDESDVVTDDDEFKPGFFDEDDDEFFKHLDDEEERINHYEEFERRNQINVISKTQMPNQVIKIELNPDGTVKKVSRNFKD
- a CDS encoding tRNA(His) guanylyltransferase Thg1 family protein; amino-acid sequence: MKEFEVYSSLRVPKNSKIIMRLDGRSFHSLARDLNLVKPYDENFYNVICEVCRDLFEEFSPIFVYTFSDEISLLFDKVPFDGRIEKLDSVIASFTASSFVMHYDTQFKKPPSFDSRIIPISDGDILSYFRWRQDECWRNCVNSHGISYLKSKYSNTEANDIIKGMNLSDINELLFENGINLNDVEIYKKRGIGIYRKNKKIVGFNKKENKNQTSYRSYIYKDWELPIFSEKFFKKLR
- a CDS encoding aspartate dehydrogenase; translation: MKVGIIGCGAIANIITTSIVPEENGIDIAYFFDKDIERAENLASLAGGVAALDFDDMVDNVDLVLECASPDSVKQLAPKVLMKGKDMIVMSIGAFMDMDFYNDVLKIAKENGAKIHLPSGAVVGLDGIKAVAKFGLKEVNLVTRKSPKSLGKDIDKEEILFEGKASEAVKEFPLNINVAATISMACNRDIDVKIIVDPKVDRNVHEITAKGDFGEFKTTTMNYPCAANPKTSMLAALSAIRLLKSFNETISVGM
- a CDS encoding PRC-barrel domain-containing protein, translated to MVEVSKLRSLDIYTNTGHYVGRVEDVVLNIRLGTISKLQVRAIEQERRPTGFVNQFLGSIRGESPEDNDMRSFQNDVLTVDFDKVQAIGDIMLINPRDMKKVNPEPQIPEAPAPKQPETQPQNETQVQFD
- a CDS encoding tRNA-binding protein; the protein is MWDTTKDYRILVASKARENYLNLIPTASFRGSWNKKQAVDLGKQMNSDFQSLTYSYLEGDELVNSPDVEALKEKALKIIEYLGGDDWNKKFLSNAPKEDREKTQENIAKVRFFLDTIIGLKDRLALGPINDPIMGVDIKVGEVMSVTTHPKNDNLMLCNVNLGKRAITVVTNDMNVKDDNKVGVSLLPPQSFSDIVSEGMFLGMDGNILKDVEGELGEMPKGIPMESLNETRNLVENYLK